Proteins from one Impatiens glandulifera chromosome 2, dImpGla2.1, whole genome shotgun sequence genomic window:
- the LOC124925950 gene encoding nascent polypeptide-associated complex subunit beta-like, with translation MNVEKLMKMAGAVRTGGKGSMRRKKKAVHKTTSTDDKRLQSTLKRIGVNAIPAIEEVNIFKDDTVIQFLNPKVQASIAANTWVVSGSPQTKNLQDILPGILNQLGPDNLDNLRKLAEQFKKQVPGAGAVKDDGEDDDDVPELVAGQTFEAAAAEEVHAS, from the exons ATGAACGTAGAAAAGCTTATGAAAATGGCCGGTGCTGTCCGTACCGGTGGCAAGGGTAGTATGAGAAG GAAGAAGAAGGCTGTTCATAAGACTACTTCAACAGATGACAAAAGGCTTCAGAGCACCTTGAAGAGAATAGGGGTGAATGCCATTCCTGCCATTGAAGAAGTGAATATATTCAAGGATGATACAGTTATCCAGTTCTTAAACCCCAAAG TTCAAGCTTCGATTGCTGCCAACACTTGGGTCGTGAGTGGTTCTCCTCAAACAAAGA ATTTACAAGATATTCTTCCTGGAATTTTAAACCAATTGG GGCCTGATAACCTAGACAATTTGAGGAAATTGGCAGAGCAGTTCAAGAAACAGGTACCTGGAGCAGGGGCAGTTAAAGACGATggtgaagatgatgatgatgttccagAACTTGTTGCTGGTCAGACGTTTGAAGCTGCTGCTGCTGAAGAAGTTCATGCTTCTTAA